The Callospermophilus lateralis isolate mCalLat2 chromosome 3, mCalLat2.hap1, whole genome shotgun sequence genome has a segment encoding these proteins:
- the Tc2n gene encoding tandem C2 domains nuclear protein — protein sequence MAAEFIKSCCRGCFHGETEKHKFSVERDSKAAVSNSQTTTICIPPLTSVSVKPQVGCTEDYLLSKLPSHGKEVPFVVPKFKLSYIQPRAQGTPSHLEELEGSARASFGDRKVELSSSAQHGPSYDVYNPFYMYQHFSPDLSRRFPPHSEATRLYGSVCDLRTSKLPGSPGLSKSMFDLTSSSQRFIQRHDSLSSVPSSTSSRKNSQGSNRSLDTITLSGDERDFGRLNVKLFYNSSVEQIWITVLQCRDLSWPSSYGDTPTISVKGILTLPKPVHFKSSAKEASNVIEFLETFVFAIKLQNLQTVRLVFKIQTQTPRKKTIGECSMSLRTLSTQEMDYSLDIIPPSKFSVCHAELELGTCFQAVNSRIQLQILEAQYLPSSSTPLTLSFFVKVGMFSSGELIYKKKTRLLKASNGRVKWGETMIFPLIQNEKEIVFLIKLYSRSSVRRKHFVGQIWISEDSNSTEAVNQWKETIANPEKVVTKWHKLNPS from the exons ATGGCAGCAGAATTTATAAAGAGTTGCTGTAGAGGATGTTTCCATGGTGAAACAGAAAAGCACAAGT TTTCTGTGGAAAGAGACAGTAAAGCAGCAGTCTCAAATAGTCAGACTACCACTATCTGTATACCTCCATTGACTTCTGTTTCTGTAAAGCCTCAGGTTGGCTGTACTGAGGATTATTTGCTTTCCAAATTACCCTCTCATGGCAAAGAAGTACCATTTGTGGTGCCTAAGTTCAAGTTATCTTATATTCAGCCCAGGGCACAAGGAACTCCTTCTCATCTGGAAGAACTTGAAG GATCTGCCAGGGCATCTTTTGGAGATCGAAAGGTGGAACTTTCCAGTTCGGCCCAGCATGGGCCCAGCTATGATGTGTACAACCCTTTCTATATGTATCAGCACTTTTCACCTGATTTGAGTCGGCGTTTTCCTCCTCATTCAGAAGCAACAAGACTGTATGGATCAG TTTGTGACCTAAGGACCAGCAAACTTCCTGGTTCCCCTGGACTAAGCAAATCTATGTTTGATCTTACAAGTTCATCTCAGAGATTCATCCAG aGACATGATTCGTTGTCTAGTGTACCCAGTAGTACATCTTCAAGAAAAAATTCTCAGGGGAGTAACAGAAGCCTGG ATACAATTACTCTCTCAGGAGATGAAAGAGATTTTGGCAGATTGAATGTGAAATTGTTTTATAATTCTTCAGTAGAGCAGATCTGGATCACAGTTTTACAG tgcagagattTAAGTTGGCCTTCTAGTTATGGTGATACTCCCACTATTTCTGTAAAGGGAATACTAACGTTGCCCAAACCAGTGCATTTCAAGTCATCAGCAAAGGAAGCTTCTAAT gtTATTGAATTTTTGGAAACTTTTGTATTTGCTATTAAACTACAAAATCTACAAACTGTAAGACTTGTATTCAAGATTCAAACCCAAACTCCCAGGAAGAAAACCATTGGAGAATGTTCTATGTCGCTTAGAACTCTCAGCACACAGGAAATGGATTACTCTTTGGATATAATACCACCTTCAAAATTTTCT GTTTGCCATGCAGAACTTGAATTGGGGACTTGTTTTCAAGCAGTAAATAGCAGGATTCAGCTTCAAATTCTTGAGGCACAGTATCTTCCAAGCTCATCAACACCTCTGACTTTAA GTTTTTTTGTGAAGGTGGGAATGTTTAGCTCAGGAGAGTTGATTTATAAGAAGAAAACACGCTTACTGAAGGCCTCCAATGGAAGAGTAAAGTGGGGAGAGACTATGATTTTTCCACTTAtacagaatgaaaaagaaattgttTTTCTCATTAAGCTTTATAGTCGAAGCTCTGTAAGAAGAAAACACTTTGTGGGCCAG ATTTGGATAAGTGAAGACAGTAATAGCACTGAAGCAGTGAACCAATGGAAAGAAACAATTGCAAATCCAGAAAAGGTTGTTACCAAGTGGCACAAGTTAAATCCATCCTGA